CGAATTGTTGGAGAGCGCCGCGGCCGAACGTGGCGTTCTGGCGGCCGGGGCGCCGTTGCTCAAGTCCACCGATCGCGCCAATATCCATCCATGGTCGACAAGTCCCCGATCCTCGACTCAATGACCGCCCAGGAGCGCATCGCGCTGATGGGGCGGCTGTGGGATAGCCTCGATGCGGCCGTAGCCGCGCCGATCTCCCCCGCGCTCGCGGCGGAGCTATCGCGCCGTGAGACCGAGGCCGATGCGGACCCTGAGGCCGGCATTCCCTGGCAGGCGCTTCGGGACGAACTGCGCAGCCGACTGCCCTGAGTGCGTCGCGTCGTCGTTCGACGTCTCGCGCAGGCCGAGATCGCCGAGGCGTTCGAGTGGTATCGCGCGCGTTCGGTCACGGCCGCCGGAGAGTTCCTGGCGGAAGTTGATCGCGCGATGGTCGAGATCGAGCGAGAGCCGGAGCACTTCCCGGTCGTGCACGGGCGCCTCCGTCGCCTGCTGCTGCAGCGCTTCCCCTACGGCGTGTACTTCAAAGTGTACGCGCATTCGATCAGCGTGGTCGGTGTCATTCACGGGCACCGTCACCCCGATGTCTGGTTGAAGCGGGCCGCGCCATAACGGGTCGCTGCTGCCGACGGGGCTGTTTACAGGTAGGCGACTGGCTCACTGCGTTCGCCTGTCACATTGTTATGAGGCCCCGCGGCAGAGCTAAGCGTTCGCCTGACCATTCCACCGGCAGCGCATCGACTCGAGGAGGACTGGATGGCGGCGAGTGAATCGACGAATCTGGCGGATGGCGATTCGTGCATCGTCATCGCGGGCACGCACAAGGGAAAAACGGGTACGGTCCGCGACATGAAGCGGAGCAAGACCGGACACGTGACCATCACCGTGGTCGAAGCCGATGGCGAACGCTTCAAAACGCTCGCGCGCAACGTCACGCGCGTCGGGTGAGCGGCGATTGGCGTCACGACGCGAGCGGCCAATCGCCCCGTTATTGAGCGTTCGGCCTGCAACCGCGCGCTCGGTTT
This window of the Gemmatimonadaceae bacterium genome carries:
- a CDS encoding addiction module protein, with protein sequence MVDKSPILDSMTAQERIALMGRLWDSLDAAVAAPISPALAAELSRRETEADADPEAGIPWQALRDELRSRLP
- a CDS encoding type II toxin-antitoxin system RelE/ParE family toxin encodes the protein MRRVVVRRLAQAEIAEAFEWYRARSVTAAGEFLAEVDRAMVEIEREPEHFPVVHGRLRRLLLQRFPYGVYFKVYAHSISVVGVIHGHRHPDVWLKRAAP
- a CDS encoding KOW motif-containing protein, with amino-acid sequence MAASESTNLADGDSCIVIAGTHKGKTGTVRDMKRSKTGHVTITVVEADGERFKTLARNVTRVG